A single uncultured Fusobacterium sp. DNA region contains:
- a CDS encoding chromate transporter gives MIYLQLFFVFFKIGLFSFGGGYTVLSLIQEDVVEEFQWITTGEFTEIVALSQVTPGPIAINSATYIGYKVTGNVFGSMFTTFGVVLPSFLVLALILMFLHRFKNSLVVDRAFKALRPAVLGLILAAGLSLLKPENFIDIKSYIIFIGAIILSLKWNIGVIPLIISSGVLGILLYI, from the coding sequence ATGATTTATTTACAACTTTTTTTTGTATTTTTTAAAATAGGTTTATTTAGTTTTGGTGGAGGATACACAGTTCTTTCATTGATACAAGAAGATGTGGTTGAAGAATTTCAATGGATAACAACAGGGGAATTTACAGAGATAGTTGCACTTTCTCAAGTAACACCGGGACCTATAGCTATTAATTCTGCTACTTATATAGGTTATAAAGTTACAGGGAATGTTTTTGGATCTATGTTTACAACTTTTGGAGTTGTATTACCATCATTTTTGGTTTTAGCTTTGATTCTAATGTTTTTACATAGATTTAAAAACTCTTTAGTGGTAGATAGAGCTTTTAAGGCTCTTCGTCCAGCAGTATTAGGTTTGATTTTAGCAGCAGGATTATCACTTTTAAAGCCAGAAAATTTTATTGATATAAAGAGCTATATTATATTTATAGGAGCAATTATTTTATCATTAAAATGGAATATAGGAGTTATTCCATTAATTATAAGTTCTGGAGTTTTAGGAATTTTACTTTATATTTAG
- a CDS encoding GNAT family N-acetyltransferase, whose translation MEIKIVKWEDKFAKDYINLSIEWLEKYVSVEPGDLEIIEHPYEAVLNDGGMIWFAIIDNIPIGTVTMIKTDNNYELAKLAVTERYKKMGVGNSLMQVAIKFAKENKAEKIYLYTNHNLTPAIYLYKKCGFIQIPLIDNKYIESDMKMELYL comes from the coding sequence ATGGAAATTAAAATAGTTAAATGGGAAGATAAATTTGCAAAGGATTACATTAATTTGTCAATAGAGTGGTTAGAAAAATATGTATCTGTTGAACCTGGAGATTTAGAAATAATTGAACACCCATATGAAGCTGTATTAAATGATGGGGGAATGATTTGGTTTGCAATAATAGATAATATTCCTATAGGAACAGTGACAATGATAAAGACAGATAACAATTATGAACTTGCTAAATTAGCTGTAACAGAAAGATATAAAAAAATGGGAGTAGGAAATAGCTTGATGCAAGTTGCTATTAAATTTGCTAAAGAGAATAAGGCTGAAAAAATTTATCTCTATACAAATCATAATTTAACTCCTGCAATATATTTGTATAAAAAGTGTGGATTTATTCAAATCCCTCTTATAGATAATAAATATATAGAATCCGACATGAAAATGGAGTTATATTTATAA
- a CDS encoding chromate transporter: MKKNSIYYKLFLVFFKIGAFTIGGGYAMVPLIKEALVDKNKWLNDEEFVDGLAIAQSTPGILAVNTAIITGTKIAGKLGAVVAALGAVLPSFIMILILATSLSSVRNSPIFVAFFNGIKPVTVALIFISVIKMAKSTKISLKKSIIPLSIGFLVAYTPLSPISVIIITMIVGNIYFAWKDKKEKK, translated from the coding sequence TTGAAAAAAAATAGTATATATTATAAGTTGTTTTTAGTATTTTTTAAGATAGGAGCTTTTACTATTGGTGGTGGATATGCTATGGTACCTTTAATAAAAGAAGCTTTAGTTGATAAAAATAAATGGTTAAATGATGAGGAGTTTGTAGATGGACTTGCTATAGCTCAATCAACACCAGGAATTTTAGCAGTAAATACTGCTATTATTACAGGAACAAAAATTGCAGGTAAATTAGGAGCTGTTGTAGCAGCATTAGGAGCTGTTTTACCATCATTTATTATGATTCTTATATTAGCAACAAGCTTATCATCTGTTAGGAATTCACCTATATTTGTGGCTTTTTTTAATGGAATAAAACCTGTTACTGTAGCACTTATTTTTATATCTGTTATAAAGATGGCTAAAAGTACAAAAATAAGCTTAAAAAAATCAATTATTCCTTTGAGTATAGGTTTTTTAGTGGCATATACCCCATTATCACCAATTTCAGTTATTATTATTACAATGATTGTAGGAAATATTTATTTTGCTTGGAAGGATAAAAAGGAGAAAAAATGA